Proteins from a single region of Lelliottia sp. JS-SCA-14:
- the metF gene encoding methylenetetrahydrofolate reductase, with protein sequence MSFFHANQREALNQSLAEVQGQINVSFEFFPPRTSEMEQTLWSSIDRLSSLKPKFVSVTYGANSGERDRTHSIIKGIKDRTGLEAAPHLTCIDATRDELRTIAQDYWNNGIRHIVALRGDLPPGSGKPDMYATDLVALLKEVGDFDISVAAYPEVHPEAKSAQADLLNLKRKVDAGANRAITQFFFDVESYLRFRDRCITAGIDVEIIPGILPVSNFKQAKKFADMTNVRIPLWMSKMYEGLDDDAETRKLVGANIAMDMVKILSREGVKDFHFYTLNRAEMSYAICHTLGVRPGL encoded by the coding sequence ATGAGCTTTTTTCACGCCAACCAGCGGGAAGCCCTGAATCAGAGCCTGGCTGAAGTGCAGGGCCAGATTAACGTCTCTTTTGAATTCTTTCCGCCGCGCACCAGTGAAATGGAGCAAACCCTGTGGAGCTCTATCGATCGCCTGAGCAGCCTGAAGCCGAAGTTTGTCTCGGTGACCTACGGCGCGAACTCCGGTGAGCGCGACCGTACGCACAGCATTATTAAAGGCATCAAGGATCGCACTGGTCTTGAAGCGGCACCGCACCTGACCTGTATCGACGCGACCCGCGACGAACTGCGCACTATCGCTCAGGATTACTGGAACAACGGCATTCGCCATATCGTGGCCCTGCGCGGCGACCTGCCGCCGGGCAGCGGCAAGCCGGACATGTACGCGACCGATCTGGTGGCGCTCCTGAAAGAGGTCGGCGATTTTGATATCTCCGTGGCGGCGTATCCGGAAGTGCATCCGGAAGCGAAAAGCGCGCAGGCGGATCTGCTCAACCTGAAACGCAAAGTGGATGCCGGTGCAAACCGCGCGATCACCCAGTTCTTCTTCGACGTCGAAAGCTATCTGCGTTTCCGTGACCGCTGCATCACCGCGGGCATCGATGTGGAAATTATTCCGGGCATCCTGCCGGTGTCGAACTTCAAGCAGGCGAAGAAATTTGCCGACATGACCAACGTGCGCATCCCGCTGTGGATGTCGAAAATGTACGAAGGGCTGGATGATGACGCCGAAACCCGCAAGCTGGTGGGGGCGAATATCGCGATGGACATGGTGAAAATCCTGAGCCGCGAAGGGGTGAAAGACTTCCACTTCTACACCCTGAACCGCGCCGAAATGAGTTATGCCATCTGTCACACCCTCGGCGTCCGCCCTGGCCTGTGA
- a CDS encoding bifunctional aspartate kinase/homoserine dehydrogenase II: MSVIAQAGAKGRQLHKFGGSSLADVKCYLRVAGIMAEYSMPGDMMVVSAAGSTTNQLISWLKLSQTDRLSAHQVQQTLRRYQSDLISGLLPADAADALISAFVHDLERLAGLLDSGITDAVYAEVVGHGEVWSARLMAAVLEQQGLEAAWLDARDFLRAERAAQPQVDEGLSYPLLQQLLVQHPGKRIVVTGFISRSNAGETVLLGRNGSDYSATQIGALAGASRVTIWSDVAGVYSADPRKVKDACLLPLLRLDEASELARLAAPVLHARTLQPVSGSDIDLQLRCSYTPDKGSTRIERVLASGTGARIVTSHDDICLIEFQVPAGQDFKLAHKDIDLILKRAQVRPLAVGVHNDRQLLQFCYTAEVADSALKILDEAGLPGELRLRQGLALVAMVGAGVTRNPLHCHRFWQQLKGQPVEFTWQSEEGISLVAVLRKGPTESLIQGLHTTLFRAEKRIGLVLFGKGNIGSRWLELFAREQTTLSARTGFEFVLAGVVDSRRSLLNYEGLDASRALAFFNDEAVEQDEESLFLWMRAHPYDDLVVLDVTASEQLADQYLDFASHGFHVISANKLAGASSTDKYRQIHDAFEKTGRHWLYNATVGAGLPVNHTVRDLIDSGDSILAISGIFSGTLSWLFLQFDGTVPFTDLVDQAWQQGLTEPDPRVDLAGKDVMRKLVILAREAGYDIEPGQVRVESLVPSGCEEGSVDHFFENGDELNEQMVSRLEAAREMGLVLRYVARFDANGKARVGVEAVRPEHPLAALLPCDNVFAIESRWYRDNPLVIRGPGAGRDVTAGAIQSDINRLAQLL; the protein is encoded by the coding sequence ATGAGTGTGATAGCGCAGGCAGGGGCGAAGGGTCGTCAGCTGCACAAGTTTGGTGGTAGTAGTCTTGCTGATGTGAAATGTTACCTGCGTGTCGCAGGGATCATGGCGGAGTATTCGATGCCGGGCGACATGATGGTTGTCTCGGCGGCAGGCAGCACTACCAACCAGTTGATTAGCTGGCTGAAATTAAGCCAGACCGATCGCCTTTCTGCGCATCAGGTTCAACAAACATTACGCCGCTATCAGAGCGATTTGATTTCGGGTCTCCTGCCAGCGGACGCGGCAGATGCTCTTATCAGCGCTTTTGTGCACGACCTTGAGCGTCTGGCCGGACTGCTGGACAGCGGCATTACCGATGCGGTTTACGCTGAGGTAGTAGGCCACGGCGAAGTCTGGTCTGCGCGCCTGATGGCTGCGGTCCTCGAACAGCAAGGGCTGGAAGCGGCGTGGCTCGACGCGCGTGATTTCCTGCGCGCGGAACGTGCGGCACAGCCGCAGGTCGACGAAGGCCTCTCTTATCCGCTTCTGCAACAGCTGTTAGTGCAGCATCCGGGCAAACGCATCGTCGTGACGGGCTTTATCAGCCGCAGTAATGCGGGCGAAACCGTGCTACTGGGCCGTAACGGTTCGGACTACTCGGCAACGCAAATCGGTGCCCTGGCAGGCGCATCACGCGTCACCATCTGGAGCGACGTGGCGGGGGTTTACAGCGCCGACCCGCGCAAAGTGAAAGATGCCTGTCTGCTGCCGCTCCTGCGTCTCGACGAAGCCAGCGAGCTGGCCCGTCTGGCCGCGCCGGTGCTTCACGCGCGTACCTTACAGCCGGTTTCCGGCAGCGATATCGACCTGCAACTGCGCTGCAGCTACACGCCGGATAAGGGCTCGACCCGCATCGAACGCGTGCTGGCCTCAGGCACAGGCGCGCGTATCGTCACCAGCCACGATGATATTTGCCTGATCGAATTCCAGGTGCCTGCCGGACAAGATTTCAAACTGGCGCACAAAGATATCGACCTGATCCTCAAGCGCGCTCAGGTGCGTCCGCTGGCCGTTGGCGTACACAATGACCGCCAGCTGCTGCAGTTCTGCTACACCGCAGAAGTGGCGGACAGCGCGCTGAAAATTCTTGATGAAGCGGGTCTGCCGGGCGAACTTCGCCTGCGTCAGGGGCTGGCGCTGGTCGCGATGGTCGGCGCGGGTGTCACCCGTAATCCGCTGCACTGCCACCGTTTCTGGCAACAGCTGAAAGGCCAGCCGGTGGAGTTCACCTGGCAGTCGGAAGAGGGCATCAGCCTGGTGGCCGTACTGCGTAAAGGCCCAACCGAGAGCCTGATTCAGGGGCTGCACACCACCCTGTTCCGAGCCGAAAAACGCATCGGTCTGGTGCTGTTCGGGAAGGGCAACATCGGTTCCCGCTGGCTGGAGCTGTTTGCCCGCGAGCAAACCACGCTCTCTGCGCGCACCGGATTCGAATTTGTGCTGGCTGGCGTGGTGGATAGCCGCCGCAGTCTGCTGAACTACGAGGGTCTCGACGCCAGCCGTGCGCTGGCCTTCTTCAACGATGAAGCGGTCGAGCAGGACGAAGAGTCCCTGTTCCTGTGGATGCGTGCGCACCCGTACGACGATCTGGTGGTGCTGGATGTCACCGCCAGCGAGCAGCTGGCCGATCAGTACCTCGATTTCGCCAGCCACGGTTTTCACGTCATCAGCGCCAATAAACTGGCAGGCGCAAGCAGCACCGATAAATACCGCCAGATCCACGACGCGTTTGAAAAAACCGGTCGTCACTGGCTGTATAACGCCACCGTGGGCGCCGGTTTGCCTGTTAACCACACCGTGCGCGACCTGATTGACAGCGGCGACAGCATTCTGGCTATCAGCGGAATTTTCTCCGGCACGCTCTCCTGGCTGTTCCTGCAGTTCGACGGTACGGTTCCGTTTACGGACCTGGTGGATCAAGCCTGGCAGCAGGGGCTGACCGAGCCCGACCCGCGCGTGGATCTCGCCGGGAAAGACGTGATGCGCAAGCTGGTGATCCTGGCGCGTGAAGCGGGTTACGACATCGAGCCGGGCCAGGTGCGGGTGGAATCGCTGGTGCCGTCGGGCTGCGAAGAGGGATCTGTCGATCACTTCTTCGAGAACGGCGACGAGCTGAACGAACAGATGGTCTCACGCCTGGAAGCCGCGCGCGAAATGGGGCTGGTCCTGCGCTACGTGGCCCGTTTTGACGCCAACGGCAAAGCGCGCGTTGGCGTGGAGGCGGTTCGTCCTGAGCATCCGCTGGCGGCACTGCTGCCGTGCGATAACGTCTTCGCCATCGAAAGCCGCTGGTATCGTGATAATCCACTGGTGATTCGCGGCCCAGGCGCGGGACGCGACGTCACCGCCGGGGCGATTCAGTCGGATATTAATCGTCTGGCGCAGCTGCTGTAG